Proteins from a genomic interval of Microbacterium abyssi:
- a CDS encoding DUF3499 family protein has protein sequence MDGRLCSKVTCAREAVATLTFDYGDQMAALGPLGGTDHPHAHDLCAQHADRLSVPAGWIVVRHEALRV, from the coding sequence ATGGACGGAAGACTCTGCTCGAAGGTGACCTGCGCACGCGAGGCCGTGGCGACGCTTACGTTCGACTACGGCGATCAGATGGCAGCTCTCGGCCCGCTCGGCGGCACGGATCACCCGCACGCACATGATCTGTGCGCACAGCATGCCGACCGCCTCTCAGTGCCGGCGGGATGGATCGTCGTCCGGCACGAGGCGCTGCGGGTCTGA
- a CDS encoding RDD family protein — translation MSTPIDTADEVLSGEAVAIDVQPLGFFMRALGALIDMIVSWVLFVLFLWLRTWLMFTGTIDSSIDGILNVAAMVVCFVVVPIVVELALRGRSLGKLAVGGRIVRLDGGAAGFRHAFIRALIGVLEIYMTFGAVAMLSGAFTARSQRLGDLVAGTYSQRVRTPKLVPLAPVMPPALAGWAQIADVARMPDRLARRISQFLQHAERMSPAARARVAQDLVAESAVYISPQPAAHPEQLLIAITVLRRERERRALAIADARAERLTGRRVGLQSSDPQRLVPDDDPSRRH, via the coding sequence ATGTCCACGCCGATCGACACCGCCGACGAGGTCCTCTCCGGCGAAGCGGTCGCGATCGACGTGCAGCCGCTCGGGTTCTTCATGCGCGCACTCGGCGCACTGATCGACATGATCGTCAGCTGGGTGCTGTTCGTGCTGTTCCTGTGGCTGCGGACGTGGCTGATGTTCACCGGGACCATCGACAGCTCGATCGACGGCATCCTCAACGTCGCCGCGATGGTGGTGTGCTTCGTCGTCGTGCCGATCGTCGTCGAGCTCGCCCTCCGCGGACGCAGTCTCGGCAAGCTCGCAGTCGGCGGGCGGATCGTGCGCCTCGACGGCGGAGCGGCCGGGTTCCGGCACGCGTTCATCCGCGCCCTGATCGGCGTGCTGGAGATTTACATGACCTTCGGTGCGGTGGCGATGCTCTCGGGCGCGTTCACCGCCCGCTCGCAGCGCCTGGGCGACCTGGTGGCCGGCACGTACAGCCAGCGGGTTCGCACCCCGAAGCTCGTTCCGCTCGCCCCCGTGATGCCGCCCGCGCTGGCCGGCTGGGCGCAGATCGCGGACGTCGCGCGGATGCCGGACCGTCTCGCCCGGCGCATCTCACAGTTCCTGCAGCACGCCGAGCGCATGTCGCCGGCGGCACGGGCTCGGGTCGCACAGGACCTGGTGGCGGAATCCGCCGTCTACATCTCACCGCAGCCCGCGGCGCACCCGGAGCAGCTGCTGATCGCGATCACCGTCCTGCGCCGCGAACGCGAGCGGCGGGCGCTGGCGATCGCCGATGCGCGGGCCGAGAGGCTCACCGGCCGCCGCGTCGGCCTGCAGTCGTCAGACCCGCAGCGCCTCGTGCCGGACGACGATCCATCCCGCCGGCACTGA
- a CDS encoding stage II sporulation protein M has protein sequence MDADALADARRAEWERLDELSRSRLDGEGVDELIVRYRAASADLAELKTSVGDSPQGAYVSSVLSKARLRLTGASDSILTQIARFFADQLPAALYRLRWTTLMIAVVFIAITAGVGTWIASDPALVATLGPADFLEQYAEESFTGYYTENPAAVFAGMVWTNNAWIAAQCVLFGVTGIWPVYVIVQNAFGLGVSAAVMAAHDRLDVMVLYILPHGMLELTSIFVAAAAGLHLFWAWVAPGHRTRGAALAEEGRALATVAIGLVFALFLSGLVEGFVTGWSLAWPVKIGIGAAALAVFLVYMLLVGRRAYRRGERGDLLEYEAGTPQLTAG, from the coding sequence GTGGATGCCGATGCTCTGGCCGACGCGCGCCGCGCGGAATGGGAACGACTGGACGAGCTCAGTCGGTCCCGGCTGGATGGCGAAGGCGTCGACGAGCTGATCGTGCGGTACCGCGCGGCATCCGCGGATCTCGCCGAACTGAAGACATCTGTCGGCGACTCGCCGCAGGGAGCGTACGTGTCGTCCGTGCTGTCCAAGGCGCGACTGCGCCTGACCGGGGCGTCGGACAGCATCCTCACCCAGATCGCGCGGTTCTTCGCCGATCAGCTGCCCGCGGCGCTGTACCGGCTGCGCTGGACGACCCTGATGATCGCGGTCGTCTTCATCGCGATCACCGCCGGTGTCGGCACGTGGATCGCCTCCGATCCGGCGCTGGTCGCCACGCTGGGGCCCGCGGACTTCCTCGAGCAGTACGCCGAGGAGAGCTTCACCGGGTACTACACCGAGAACCCCGCGGCGGTGTTCGCGGGCATGGTCTGGACCAACAACGCCTGGATCGCCGCGCAGTGCGTGCTCTTCGGCGTGACGGGTATCTGGCCCGTGTACGTGATCGTGCAGAACGCCTTCGGACTGGGCGTCTCCGCGGCCGTGATGGCTGCGCACGACCGCCTGGACGTGATGGTGCTGTACATCCTTCCGCACGGGATGCTCGAACTCACGAGCATCTTCGTCGCCGCCGCAGCCGGCCTGCACCTGTTCTGGGCGTGGGTGGCACCGGGGCATCGTACGCGCGGCGCGGCGCTCGCCGAGGAGGGCAGGGCGCTGGCGACCGTCGCGATCGGGCTGGTCTTCGCGCTGTTCCTGTCGGGGCTCGTCGAAGGATTCGTCACCGGCTGGTCGCTGGCCTGGCCCGTCAAGATCGGGATCGGCGCTGCGGCTCTCGCCGTGTTCCTCGTGTACATGCTGCTGGTCGGACGCCGAGCATACCGGCGCGGTGAGCGCGGGGATCTCCTCGAGTACGAGGCCGGCACCCCGCAGCTCACCGCGGGCTGA
- the aqpZ gene encoding aquaporin Z, which translates to MSETLAEAAAPVPSTGAKLTAEALGTFLLVLGGVGTALFASNHFTEPGSGSAVYVAVALAFGLTVVVGAYAFGPVSGGHFNPAVTLGVAAAGRIPWREVPGYIISQIVGGLIASTILVLVGLFGPDGWLTGAQDAGFASNGWGEHSPGGFGMWAAIIIELVLTAMFLFVILGTTHKLRPTPFAGLAIGLTLTLIHLISIPVDNTSVNPARSIAAAVYGGVGPLSQLWVFIVFPIVGAMIAGLAYKTLLDGTQRS; encoded by the coding sequence ATGAGCGAAACGCTCGCCGAAGCAGCGGCTCCGGTCCCATCCACTGGCGCAAAACTGACCGCTGAGGCTCTCGGCACCTTCCTGCTGGTTCTCGGCGGTGTCGGCACCGCCCTGTTCGCATCCAACCACTTCACCGAGCCGGGCTCCGGGTCGGCCGTGTATGTGGCAGTCGCTCTCGCCTTCGGCCTGACGGTCGTCGTGGGCGCATACGCCTTCGGCCCCGTGTCCGGAGGCCACTTCAACCCCGCCGTCACCCTCGGAGTGGCCGCGGCGGGCCGCATCCCCTGGCGTGAGGTGCCCGGCTACATCATCTCCCAGATCGTCGGCGGACTCATTGCCAGCACGATCCTCGTGCTGGTCGGGCTGTTCGGCCCGGACGGCTGGCTCACCGGCGCCCAGGACGCAGGCTTCGCCAGCAACGGCTGGGGCGAGCACTCCCCCGGCGGCTTCGGCATGTGGGCCGCCATCATCATCGAGCTCGTGCTGACCGCGATGTTCCTGTTCGTGATCCTCGGCACGACGCACAAACTGCGACCGACGCCCTTCGCCGGCCTCGCGATCGGGCTCACGCTGACCCTCATCCACCTGATCAGCATCCCGGTCGACAACACGTCGGTGAACCCGGCGCGCTCGATCGCGGCGGCCGTCTACGGCGGCGTCGGCCCGCTGTCGCAGCTGTGGGTGTTCATCGTGTTCCCGATCGTCGGCGCCATGATCGCCGGCCTCGCGTACAAGACGCTGCTCGACGGAACCCAGCGGTCCTGA
- a CDS encoding catalase → MTDKTFTTTQTGTPVASDAHSLTSGPDGITALHDRYLVEKLASFNRERVPERNPHAKGGGAFGEFVVTEDVSRYTRAAVFQPGAKSETLIRFSSVAGEQGSPDTWRDVRGFSLRFYTTEGNLDIVGNNTPTFFLRDGMKFPDFIHSQKRLTGSALRDADMQWDFWTLSPESAHQVTYVMGDRGLPRSWRHMNGYGSHTYQWVNEAGERFWVQYHFLSQQGVEPMFADEAERIAGQDADYYRRDLYEAIERGENPSWDVYVQVMPYEEAKTYRFNPFDLTKTWSKKDYPRIKVGTFTLNRNPQNFFAEIEQAAFSPGNQVPGTGISPDKMLMARVFSYPDAQRYRIGTNYNQLPVNQPHAAHTSNYMHEGNMQYHYNTAEHRVYTPNSYGVAGGPQADPQRGVEASWENDGALVRSAATLHSEDDDFGQARTLINDVFSVEERRRFIETLTGQYNALTVPAIQERFFWYWGQVDQTVADEVRALAGLPVGEPEPVGVGD, encoded by the coding sequence ATGACAGACAAGACTTTCACGACCACCCAGACCGGAACCCCGGTCGCCAGCGACGCGCACTCGCTGACCTCCGGTCCCGACGGCATCACCGCCCTCCATGACCGTTACCTGGTCGAGAAGCTCGCCTCGTTCAACCGCGAGCGCGTGCCGGAGCGCAACCCGCACGCCAAGGGCGGTGGCGCGTTCGGCGAGTTCGTCGTCACCGAGGACGTCTCGCGGTACACCCGCGCGGCCGTGTTCCAGCCCGGGGCGAAGAGCGAGACGCTGATCCGCTTCTCCTCGGTCGCGGGCGAGCAGGGCTCTCCCGACACGTGGCGCGACGTCCGCGGCTTCTCGCTGCGCTTCTACACCACCGAGGGCAACCTCGACATCGTCGGCAACAACACTCCGACGTTCTTCCTGCGCGACGGCATGAAGTTCCCCGACTTCATCCACTCGCAGAAGCGCCTCACCGGCTCGGCCCTTCGGGACGCCGACATGCAGTGGGACTTCTGGACCCTCTCCCCCGAGTCGGCCCACCAGGTCACCTATGTCATGGGCGACCGCGGCCTGCCGCGCTCTTGGCGCCACATGAACGGCTACGGCTCGCACACCTACCAGTGGGTCAACGAGGCCGGCGAGCGCTTCTGGGTGCAGTACCACTTCCTCTCCCAGCAGGGCGTCGAGCCCATGTTCGCCGACGAGGCCGAGCGGATCGCCGGTCAGGATGCCGACTACTACCGTCGTGACCTTTACGAGGCGATCGAGCGCGGCGAGAACCCGTCTTGGGACGTCTACGTCCAGGTCATGCCGTACGAAGAGGCCAAGACCTACCGCTTCAACCCGTTCGACCTGACCAAGACCTGGTCGAAGAAGGACTACCCGCGCATCAAGGTCGGCACGTTCACCCTGAACCGCAACCCGCAGAACTTCTTCGCCGAGATCGAGCAGGCCGCCTTCTCGCCCGGCAACCAGGTTCCCGGCACCGGCATTTCGCCCGACAAGATGCTGATGGCCCGCGTGTTCTCGTATCCGGACGCGCAGCGCTACCGCATCGGCACGAACTACAACCAGCTGCCGGTCAACCAGCCGCATGCCGCCCACACGAGCAACTACATGCACGAGGGCAACATGCAGTACCACTACAACACCGCAGAGCACCGGGTCTACACCCCGAACTCGTACGGTGTCGCCGGTGGCCCGCAGGCCGACCCGCAGCGCGGTGTCGAGGCGAGCTGGGAGAACGACGGCGCGCTCGTGCGCAGCGCGGCGACCCTGCACTCGGAGGACGACGACTTCGGTCAGGCTCGCACCCTGATCAACGACGTCTTCAGCGTCGAGGAGCGCCGGCGCTTCATCGAGACCCTCACCGGTCAGTACAACGCCCTGACGGTGCCCGCCATCCAGGAGCGCTTCTTCTGGTACTGGGGCCAGGTCGACCAGACGGTCGCGGATGAGGTCCGCGCGCTGGCCGGTCTTCCCGTCGGCGAGCCGGAGCCCGTCGGCGTCGGCGACTGA
- a CDS encoding Fur family transcriptional regulator — MTTAATHGAPERLRAAGLRVTVQRVAVLETLAAHPHASADSVFSALRETLSGLALPTVHGILGDLTGAGIVRRVSLPDAGSALYEVQHEFDNHHHLQCVECGRVEDVACATGEAPCLHPSHDHGMRIIEASVTYRAICSDCERNK, encoded by the coding sequence ATGACGACCGCAGCAACACACGGAGCCCCCGAGCGCCTGCGCGCCGCGGGCCTGCGTGTCACTGTGCAGCGGGTCGCGGTTCTCGAAACCCTCGCCGCCCACCCGCACGCTTCAGCGGACTCGGTGTTCTCAGCCCTTCGCGAGACGCTCAGCGGCCTGGCGCTGCCCACGGTCCATGGCATCCTGGGCGATCTCACCGGCGCCGGCATCGTGCGCCGAGTGAGCCTTCCCGACGCCGGCAGCGCCCTCTACGAGGTGCAGCACGAGTTCGACAACCACCACCACCTGCAGTGCGTCGAATGCGGCCGCGTCGAAGACGTCGCCTGCGCCACCGGCGAAGCACCCTGCCTGCATCCGTCCCACGATCACGGGATGCGAATCATCGAAGCCTCTGTGACCTACCGAGCCATCTGCTCCGATTGCGAAAGGAACAAGTGA